One part of the Capricornis sumatraensis isolate serow.1 chromosome 13, serow.2, whole genome shotgun sequence genome encodes these proteins:
- the SLC35D3 gene encoding solute carrier family 35 member D3 produces the protein MRQLCRRGRVLGIAVAIAHGVFSGSLNILLKFLISRYQFSFLTLVQCLTSSTAALSLELLRRLGFIAVPPFGLNLARSFAGVAVLSTLQSSLTLWSLRGLSLPMYVVFKRCLPLVTMLIGVLVLKNGAPSPGVLAAVLITTCGAALAGAGDLTGDPIGYVTGVLAVLVHAAYLVLIQKASADTEHGPLTAQYVIAVSATPVLVVLSFASTDSIHAWTFPGWKDPAMVTIFVACILIGCAMNFTTLHCTYINSAVTTSFVGVVKSIATITVGMVAFSDVEPTSLFIAGVVVNTLGSIIYCAAKFLETRKQSNYEDLETQPGGEEAQPSGDQLPFVMEELPAEGGNGGSEGGKAAGGSTQPGGQEARGSPRGVSLMARSSQISDSPEEVGRSSLKDAYLEVWRLVRGAKYVKKDYLIENEELPSP, from the exons ATGCGGCAGCTGTGTCGCCGGGGCCGCGTGCTGGGCATCGCGGTGGCCATCGCGCACGGGGTCTTCTCCGGCTCCCTCAACATCCTGCTTAAGTTCCTCATCAGCCGCTACCAGTTCTCCTTCTTGACCCTGGTGCAGTGCCTGACCAGCTCCACCGCGGCGCTGAGCCTGGAGCTGCTGCGGCGCCTGGGGTTCATCGCGGTGCCCCCCTTCGGCCTGAACCTGGCTCGCTCCTTCGCGGGGGTCGCCGTGCTCTCCACGCTGCAGTCCAGCCTCACGCTTTGGTCCCTGCGCGGCCTCAGCCTACCCATGTACGTGGTCTTCAAGCGTTGCCTGCCCCTGGTCACCATGCTCATCGGCGTCCTGGTGCTCAAGAACGGAGCGCCCTCGCCGGGGGTGCTCGCGGCCGTGCTCATCACCACCTGCGGCGCAGCTCTGGCAG GAGCCGGTGACCTGACCGGCGACCCCATCGGGTACGTCACCGGCGTGCTGGCGGTGCTGGTGCACGCCGCCTATTTGGTGCTCATCCAGAAGGCGAGCGCAGACACGGAGCACGGGCCGCTCACCGCGCAGTACGTCATCGCCGTGTCCGCCACCCCGGTGCTGGTCGTCTTATCCTTCGCCAGCACCGACTCGATCCACGCCTGGACCTTCCCCGGCTGGAAGGACCCGGCCATGGTGACCATCTTCGTGGCGTGCATCCTGATCGGCTGTGCCATGAACTTCACCACGCTGCACTGCACCTACATCAACTCGGCGGTGACCACCAGCTTTGTGGGGGTGGTGAAGAGCATCGCTACCATCACTGTGGGTATGGTGGCCTTCAGCGATGTGGAGCCCACCTCTCTATTCATTGCTGGCGTCGTGGTGAACACCCTGGGCTCCATCATTTACTGTGCGGCCAAATTTTTGGAAACTAGAAAGCAGAGCAACTACGAGGACCTGGAAACGCAGCCGGGGGGAGAGGAGGCGCAGCCAAGTGGAGATCAGCTGCCGTTTGTCATGGAGGAGCTGCCCGCAGAGGGTGGAAATGGCGGGTCAGAAGGTGGGAAGGCAGCAGGTGGCTCCACTCAACCGGGTGGACAAGAGGCTAGGGGCAGCCCCAGAGGGGTCTCGCTGATGGCTAGGAGCTCGCAGATCTCAGACAGCCCTGAAGAAGTGGGCAGGAGTTCATTAAAGGATGCTTACCTCGAAGTGTGGAGGTTAGTTAGGGGAGCCAAGTATGTAAAGAAGGATTATTTGATAGAAAATGAGGAGTTACCCAGTCCTTGA